The sequence TGGATCATCCAATACCCGCCCAGGACCTCGCGCGTCTCGACGAAAGGACCATCGGTCACGATCGGTTTTCCCCCCGGGAACGACACGCGCGCGCCCATCGACACCGGGTGGAGGCCTTGGAGGTCGAGCAACACCCCGGCCTTCTGCAGCGACTCATTGTACTTCATCATCGCGGCCACGGCTTCCGCGCTCGGCATGACGCCGGGCGCCGCCTTCTCGTACCCCTTCGGGATCATCAGCAACATGAATCGCATCATCATCCCTCCTGCACGACGTGAGACTGCCCGCAACGCATCGAAAGGGTCCGCCTCAAGGCTTGAACCGTGAG comes from bacterium and encodes:
- a CDS encoding YciI family protein — its product is MRFMLLMIPKGYEKAAPGVMPSAEAVAAMMKYNESLQKAGVLLDLQGLHPVSMGARVSFPGGKPIVTDGPFVETREVLGGYWMIQVKSKAEAIEWASRCPASDNETIEVRQVQEMADFPADVQQAASGFSEMQSRAKERKKR